The following coding sequences lie in one Rutidosis leptorrhynchoides isolate AG116_Rl617_1_P2 chromosome 4, CSIRO_AGI_Rlap_v1, whole genome shotgun sequence genomic window:
- the LOC139843785 gene encoding ras-related protein RABA4c-like, with protein MANYHGDFNQKIDYVFKIVLIGDSAVGKSQLLARFSRNEFSLDSKATIGVEFQTKTMVIDHKNIKAQIWDTAGQERYRAVTSAYYRGAVGAMLVYDITKRQSFDHIARWLEELRGHADNNIVIMLIGNKSDLDSQRDVSIDDAKEFAEREGLFFMETSALEAINVEPAFLMILTEIYKTVSKKSLVANEEAEGGSSALLKGTNIVVGQEPVSGGSKFGCCTSS; from the exons ATGGCGAATTATCATGGAGATTTTAATCAGAAAATTGACTACGTTTTTAAGATCGTATTGATTGGTGATTCAGCAGTGGGCAAATCACAGTTGTTGGCTAGGTTCTCTAGAAACGAATTCAGTTTGGATTCAAAAGCTACGATTGGAGTTGAGTTTCAAACGAAAACTATGGTTATTGATCACAAAAACATCAAGGCTCAGATTTGGGATACTGCTGGTCAAGAGAG ATACCGAGCTGTAACTAGTGCCTACTACAGAGGAGCAGTGGGAGCAATGTTGGTGTATGACATCACCAAACGTCAATCATTTGATCACATAGCTAGGTGGTTAGAGGAGTTACGAGGTCATGCTGATAATAACATTGTAATCATGCTCATAGGAAACAAATCTGACTTGGATTCACAACGTGATGTCTCTATTGACGACGCAAAAGAGTTTGCTGAAAGAGAAGGCTTGTTTTTCATGGAAACTTCTGCCCTTGAGGCCATTAATGTTGAACCTGCTTTTCTTATGATCCTTACAGAAATTTATAAAACAGTTAGTAAGAAATCACTTGTTGCAAATGAGGAAGCCGAGGGGGGGAGTTCAGCCCTGCTTAAAGGGACCAATATTGTTGTTGGTCAGGAGCCTGTATCTGGAGGAAGCAAGTTTGGTTGTTGCACGTCTTCGTAG